A stretch of Carnobacterium iners DNA encodes these proteins:
- a CDS encoding PucR family transcriptional regulator, protein MTALKTILELPSFSSIQVLNKQADLSREVYTIEISEAPDVASYLSKHTLLLTTAMAFKGEPKKLCAFIQSLNELPVAGLGIKLGRFISELDEEVITFADNLNFPLLQIPSTVGLGRISHQLLSYVWDQQTDKLYYALDIQKKFSNLMIKGADLKILISHLGMILKRPVMMVNPFTEIIAESKHFQQHLSFANYNHQQLTPHLKKIRDTNKESTFLFEIDNDNQLLVSVFPIQINAYFPYLLVIFKADQIPYPFSQFAIEQANTVLLHTLYKNLKITESKLQLRETFFSQLIKKENQNKKTAINWLDYGKDYGLVQSTTYKIIIVHFENRELNTISNELEIDQYHLTYEWLEKQVANHFEEALLFPIKDTIYYGILLQKSESELKNKLCLIHHQLKDKLPIALHFSIGNDVNEINSIYFSYQEALETCKTILNTDSLEIVHYYQTKGFNQLIEHTPIAQVEHFCVTTLKKLAFPISEMDKELRKTLKVYLESQCDITLTAKLLFIHRNTVKYRIIKCEEIYETPINNPNLSLKLRLALELSDNATAN, encoded by the coding sequence ATGACGGCTCTTAAAACAATACTAGAATTACCAAGTTTTTCTAGTATTCAAGTTCTAAATAAACAAGCAGATTTATCTAGAGAAGTCTATACAATTGAAATTTCTGAGGCACCTGACGTTGCTTCGTATTTGTCAAAACATACGTTGTTATTAACGACAGCGATGGCCTTTAAAGGTGAACCCAAAAAGCTATGTGCGTTTATTCAATCGCTAAATGAATTACCAGTGGCTGGACTTGGAATTAAATTAGGAAGATTTATTAGTGAATTAGATGAAGAAGTGATTACCTTTGCGGATAATTTAAATTTCCCGTTGCTACAAATACCAAGCACTGTGGGATTAGGAAGAATTTCTCATCAATTGCTTTCTTATGTTTGGGATCAGCAAACTGATAAATTGTATTACGCACTGGATATTCAAAAGAAATTTTCTAACTTGATGATTAAAGGAGCAGACCTAAAAATATTGATTAGTCATTTAGGTATGATTTTAAAACGGCCAGTTATGATGGTTAATCCTTTTACAGAAATTATTGCTGAATCAAAGCATTTTCAACAACACTTGAGTTTTGCTAATTATAATCATCAACAACTGACGCCTCATTTGAAAAAAATCCGGGATACAAATAAAGAATCGACTTTTCTTTTTGAAATAGACAATGACAATCAGTTACTTGTTTCTGTCTTTCCAATTCAGATAAATGCTTATTTCCCTTATTTACTAGTTATTTTCAAAGCTGATCAGATTCCTTATCCTTTTTCTCAGTTTGCTATAGAACAAGCCAATACGGTTCTTTTACACACTCTTTATAAGAATTTGAAAATAACAGAAAGCAAGTTACAATTGAGGGAAACCTTTTTTTCTCAATTAATAAAAAAGGAAAATCAAAATAAGAAAACAGCGATTAATTGGTTAGATTATGGAAAAGATTATGGCCTAGTTCAGTCAACCACTTATAAAATTATTATTGTTCATTTTGAAAACAGAGAATTGAATACAATCAGTAACGAGCTCGAAATAGATCAATACCACTTAACCTACGAATGGTTGGAAAAGCAAGTAGCCAATCATTTTGAAGAGGCCTTATTATTTCCAATTAAAGATACTATTTATTATGGCATTCTTTTACAAAAATCTGAATCCGAACTAAAAAATAAGCTTTGTCTTATCCATCATCAGTTGAAAGATAAATTACCTATTGCACTTCATTTTTCAATTGGCAATGATGTGAACGAGATAAATTCTATTTATTTTTCTTACCAAGAAGCACTAGAAACGTGTAAAACTATTTTAAATACTGATTCTCTTGAAATTGTCCATTATTATCAAACAAAAGGCTTTAATCAATTAATTGAACACACACCTATAGCACAGGTAGAGCATTTTTGTGTTACAACTTTGAAAAAACTAGCTTTTCCAATTAGTGAAATGGATAAAGAACTAAGAAAAACATTAAAAGTTTACTTAGAATCTCAATGCGATATTACATTAACGGCCAAGTTATTATTTATTCATCGCAATACCGTTAAATATCGAATTATTAAATGTGAAGAAATTTATGAAACACCTATTAACAATCCAAACTTATCTTTAAAACTTAGACTAGCTCTAGAACTTTCAGATAATGCTACTGCAAATTAG
- a CDS encoding NAD-dependent protein deacylase: MTDPIGTLQQFINEAEHITFFGGAGVSTESGLPDYRSDDGAYTELERQKLDPRRVMSKRYLINYPEKFFNQPNKNKKWIKPEPNAAHLYLAALENKPKDVRIITQNVDRLHQTAGSKLVVELHGNNRHFHCMVCGREYGPKEIQKDEQNIPRCPIDNGIIRADVVLFGENIKPEVLERAKELIASSDLLIIAGTSLTVHPAKNLIHYFTGKRVIVINKTPLTIDLPIDLVIQESVGKTFKKLSI; this comes from the coding sequence ATGACTGATCCGATAGGAACGCTGCAACAATTTATTAACGAAGCTGAGCACATTACTTTTTTCGGTGGAGCAGGAGTATCGACGGAAAGTGGACTACCGGATTATCGTTCTGATGACGGGGCTTATACTGAACTGGAGAGGCAAAAGTTAGATCCTAGAAGAGTCATGAGCAAACGTTATTTGATAAATTACCCCGAAAAGTTTTTCAATCAACCAAATAAAAACAAGAAGTGGATAAAACCTGAACCTAATGCTGCTCATCTTTATTTAGCTGCATTAGAAAACAAACCAAAAGATGTCCGCATTATTACACAAAATGTTGACCGATTACATCAAACGGCTGGAAGTAAGTTAGTTGTTGAATTGCATGGCAATAATCGCCATTTTCATTGTATGGTATGCGGCCGTGAATATGGGCCTAAAGAGATTCAAAAAGATGAACAAAATATTCCCCGATGTCCAATTGATAACGGCATCATACGAGCAGATGTCGTTTTATTTGGTGAAAATATTAAGCCAGAAGTTCTAGAAAGAGCAAAAGAACTGATAGCTAGTTCTGATTTGCTTATTATTGCAGGGACATCTTTGACCGTTCATCCGGCTAAGAATTTAATTCATTACTTTACAGGCAAACGAGTCATTGTCATCAATAAAACACCTTTAACAATTGATTTACCAATCGATTTGGTTATTCAAGAATCGGTTGGGAAGACGTTTAAGAAGTTATCTATTTAA
- a CDS encoding DUF1475 family protein, with product MKYIKFVYYLCALAMILSLGNVFINGDFSIEGPALLSNNWGIMSLVDLFAGILIFSTWIVFREKNPLVIGVLIVLMGLFGFLTASLYILFNLYKADGDWAKFFLGNKREMITEKWANTKK from the coding sequence ATGAAATATATTAAATTTGTTTATTACTTGTGTGCACTAGCAATGATTTTGTCTTTGGGAAATGTCTTTATAAATGGTGATTTTTCAATAGAAGGTCCAGCATTATTAAGCAACAATTGGGGAATTATGTCTTTAGTTGATCTTTTTGCAGGAATCTTAATTTTTTCAACATGGATTGTATTTAGAGAAAAAAATCCATTAGTAATTGGTGTGTTGATCGTTTTAATGGGACTATTTGGATTCTTAACGGCAAGTTTGTATATCTTATTTAATTTATATAAAGCCGATGGCGATTGGGCGAAATTTTTCTTGGGAAACAAAAGAGAAATGATAACCGAAAAATGGGCTAATACAAAAAAATAA
- a CDS encoding GDSL-type esterase/lipase family protein has product MFKKVIWPLILVSSLALSIIFIGGFVASVNVSKSEEENQTEKPMESMQSLPEESDEIPTDSSEILILGDSIGFGIGDEEELGIGGRYLDLIAKEGQEKKAVKNSSIPGYESADLVKSIKSGENNASILGANLIILSIGGNDLNRLEYEDSVTLTLAFEEALKSYKENLAAITKEIRTINPDAQLAFIGLYNPYSEEEPEKAIFLLEWNYETRVIVNSDVKFAYIPTYELFEYHLDDYLSIDEFHPSGLGYQVIAEVLNKIINK; this is encoded by the coding sequence ATGTTTAAAAAAGTCATTTGGCCACTAATATTAGTTAGTTCGTTAGCTTTATCGATTATTTTTATAGGGGGATTCGTTGCCTCAGTAAATGTCAGCAAAAGTGAAGAAGAAAACCAAACAGAAAAACCAATGGAAAGTATGCAAAGTTTACCTGAAGAAAGTGATGAAATACCAACAGACTCTTCTGAAATCCTTATTCTTGGCGATTCTATAGGATTTGGAATAGGAGACGAAGAAGAACTAGGTATAGGAGGAAGATACTTAGATTTAATCGCTAAAGAAGGGCAAGAAAAAAAAGCTGTTAAAAATAGTTCTATACCTGGCTATGAAAGTGCAGACTTAGTAAAATCTATTAAAAGCGGAGAGAACAATGCGAGTATTTTAGGCGCTAATTTGATCATTCTTTCTATTGGGGGAAATGATTTAAATCGCTTAGAATATGAGGATAGTGTAACGTTAACTCTTGCTTTTGAGGAAGCACTTAAAAGCTACAAAGAAAATTTAGCAGCAATAACAAAAGAAATTAGAACAATCAATCCTGACGCACAATTAGCGTTTATAGGACTGTATAATCCTTATAGCGAAGAAGAACCAGAAAAAGCGATATTTCTTTTAGAATGGAACTATGAAACACGTGTGATTGTAAATTCAGATGTTAAATTTGCTTATATACCAACGTATGAATTATTTGAATATCATTTAGATGATTATCTTTCTATAGATGAATTTCATCCAAGTGGATTGGGTTATCAAGTCATAGCAGAAGTGCTTAATAAAATAATAAATAAATGA